In Brevibacterium zhoupengii, the following are encoded in one genomic region:
- a CDS encoding sarcosine oxidase subunit gamma, translated as MAETTQTMPKQTTVEELDELRISPAAHLADEMAAASEAGGRAVGLREHRFAVQLGLRCRPASASGQALEDALGIDLPRAVGEVTGDAAGLHALWLGPDEFLAVDVSRAQQPGDSLVAEAALEGLPGQAVDLSANRTILELTGSKAREVLEKSCRADLHPRAFGVGSAIVTQLGPVPVILQHSADLEYRVFPRASFADFTVRWLLDGMAEFITESSG; from the coding sequence ATGGCTGAAACCACACAGACAATGCCGAAACAGACCACCGTTGAAGAACTCGACGAACTGCGCATCTCACCCGCTGCTCACTTAGCCGATGAGATGGCTGCCGCCAGCGAGGCCGGCGGCCGTGCGGTCGGACTGCGCGAACATCGCTTCGCCGTGCAGCTCGGTCTCCGCTGCCGACCTGCCTCCGCCTCCGGGCAGGCACTCGAAGACGCTCTGGGCATCGACCTGCCCCGTGCCGTCGGTGAAGTCACCGGAGATGCTGCCGGATTGCACGCCCTTTGGCTGGGGCCGGACGAATTCCTCGCCGTCGACGTCTCACGCGCCCAGCAGCCGGGAGACTCCCTCGTCGCCGAGGCGGCCCTGGAGGGACTGCCGGGACAGGCCGTCGATCTCTCGGCGAACCGCACGATCCTCGAACTCACCGGTTCGAAGGCCCGTGAGGTCCTCGAGAAGAGTTGCCGCGCCGACCTGCACCCGCGGGCCTTCGGCGTCGGCTCGGCGATCGTGACGCAGCTGGGTCCCGTGCCGGTCATCCTCCAGCACTCCGCGGATCTCGAGTACCGGGTGTTCCCGCGCGCCAGCTTCGCGGACTTCACGGTCCGCTGGCTGCTCGACGGAATGGCCGAGTTCATCACCGAGAGCAGCGGCTGA
- a CDS encoding L-serine ammonia-lyase — protein sequence MALGVLDLFSIGIGPSSSHTVGPMRAALRFVAELDADDLLEKVARVKVGLYGSLGATGIGHGSDSAVLAGLSGHAPESLDPDELAPLVAKVRTDRKLNLGGLRSIDFDPDTDLTLHVRQSLPGHPNGMRLSAEVDGAVIEREYYSVGGGFVVTEDEMGEKADVSHDRFHFDSADELLDLCRENRLSIAELMAANEAVRQSDVELRRQLLEIWAVMQECVDNGCSRTQTQLPGGLKVRRRAPELRATLEAAEYRATGSLDALEWVNLFALAVNEENASGGRIVTAPTNGAAGIIPAVLHYMVKFVEGADDDAIVKFLLTAGAIGILFKRNASISGAEVGCQGEVGSACAMAAAGLCAILGGSPEQVENAAEIGLEHNLGLTCDPVGGLVQVPCIERNAIASVKAINAARLSMHGDGSHRVSLDQAIETMRQTGADMKSKYKETSRGGLAVNVIEC from the coding sequence ATGGCGCTGGGCGTGCTCGACCTCTTCTCCATCGGCATCGGCCCGTCCTCCTCCCACACGGTCGGGCCGATGCGGGCGGCGCTGAGGTTCGTCGCCGAACTCGATGCCGATGATCTCCTTGAGAAGGTGGCCCGGGTCAAGGTCGGTCTGTACGGGTCCCTGGGCGCCACCGGAATCGGACACGGTTCGGACTCCGCGGTCCTCGCCGGCCTCAGCGGACACGCACCGGAGAGTCTGGACCCCGACGAACTGGCGCCGCTGGTTGCGAAGGTGCGCACGGACCGTAAGCTCAACCTCGGCGGCCTGCGGTCCATCGATTTCGATCCGGACACCGACCTCACACTCCATGTGCGGCAATCCCTGCCCGGACATCCGAACGGGATGCGGCTGAGCGCCGAGGTGGACGGGGCGGTCATCGAACGCGAGTACTACTCGGTCGGGGGCGGGTTCGTCGTCACCGAGGACGAGATGGGAGAGAAGGCCGACGTCTCACACGACCGCTTCCATTTCGACAGCGCAGATGAGCTCCTTGACCTCTGCCGCGAGAATAGGCTGAGCATCGCCGAACTCATGGCCGCCAACGAGGCGGTTCGGCAGTCCGATGTCGAACTGCGCAGGCAGCTGCTCGAGATCTGGGCGGTGATGCAGGAATGCGTCGACAATGGCTGCTCCCGAACTCAGACGCAGCTGCCCGGCGGTCTGAAGGTCCGCAGGCGTGCCCCCGAGCTGCGTGCCACTCTCGAAGCGGCAGAGTATCGGGCAACCGGTTCGCTCGATGCCCTCGAGTGGGTCAACCTGTTCGCCCTTGCAGTCAATGAGGAGAACGCCTCCGGAGGTCGCATCGTCACGGCTCCGACGAATGGTGCTGCGGGGATCATTCCGGCAGTCCTGCACTATATGGTGAAGTTCGTGGAAGGAGCGGACGACGATGCAATCGTGAAGTTCCTGCTCACCGCAGGTGCGATCGGCATTCTGTTCAAACGCAATGCCTCGATCTCCGGGGCCGAGGTCGGCTGTCAGGGCGAAGTCGGCTCCGCCTGTGCGATGGCCGCCGCCGGACTGTGCGCCATCCTCGGCGGGAGTCCCGAACAGGTGGAGAACGCGGCCGAGATCGGTCTCGAACACAACCTGGGTCTGACTTGTGACCCGGTGGGAGGGCTCGTGCAGGTTCCGTGTATCGAACGCAATGCCATCGCCTCGGTGAAGGCGATCAACGCGGCCAGGCTGTCGATGCACGGCGACGGCAGCCACCGGGTCAGCCTCGACCAGGCGATCGAGACGATGCGCCAAACCGGGGCCGACATGAAGTCGAAGTATAAAGAGACCTCGCGCGGCGGGCTCGCCGTCAACGTCATCGAATGTTGA
- the purU gene encoding formyltetrahydrofolate deformylase, whose product MQDYVFTLECDERPGILHAVTGALLTHGGDIKELKQFDDQFAERLFLRIDFSLQDESQGSIDALRTDFEGIGSEFEASWKLWPQGEKRRVLIMVSKFEHCLNDLLFRAQIGELPIEIAAVVSNHPDHRELVEWHHIPFFRIPVTKETKPEAEAKLLELVDRFEVDLVVLARYMQVLSDDLARELTGKAINIHHSFLPSFKGAKPYHQAWERGVKTVGATAHFVDSELDEGPIIAQQLVEVDHSFGPKDLVAAGRDAECKALSNAVKWHCDGRVFLSGKRTVVLR is encoded by the coding sequence ATGCAGGATTACGTCTTCACCTTGGAATGTGACGAACGGCCGGGAATTCTCCATGCCGTCACCGGAGCCCTCCTCACTCATGGGGGCGACATCAAGGAGCTCAAGCAGTTCGACGACCAATTCGCCGAGCGCCTGTTCCTCAGGATCGACTTCAGTCTCCAGGACGAGTCGCAAGGCTCGATCGATGCACTGCGCACGGACTTCGAAGGCATCGGCTCCGAGTTCGAGGCGTCGTGGAAGCTGTGGCCGCAGGGGGAGAAGCGTCGGGTCCTCATCATGGTCTCGAAGTTCGAGCACTGCCTCAACGATCTGCTCTTCCGCGCCCAGATCGGTGAGCTGCCCATCGAGATCGCGGCTGTTGTGTCCAACCACCCTGACCACCGCGAGCTCGTCGAATGGCACCACATCCCGTTCTTCCGCATCCCGGTGACCAAGGAGACGAAGCCGGAGGCAGAGGCGAAGCTGCTCGAGCTCGTCGACCGCTTCGAAGTCGACCTCGTCGTCCTCGCCCGCTACATGCAGGTCCTCTCTGATGACCTGGCACGGGAGCTGACGGGCAAGGCCATCAACATCCACCACTCATTCCTGCCCTCGTTCAAGGGCGCCAAGCCCTACCATCAGGCATGGGAGCGTGGAGTCAAGACCGTCGGTGCTACCGCACATTTCGTCGACAGCGAACTCGACGAGGGACCGATCATCGCCCAGCAGCTCGTCGAGGTCGACCACTCCTTCGGTCCCAAGGACCTCGTGGCCGCGGGCCGTGATGCCGAGTGCAAGGCTCTGTCCAATGCCGTGAAGTGGCACTGCGACGGCCGCGTGTTCCTCTCCGGAAAGAGGACTGTCGTCCTGCGGTGA
- a CDS encoding aldehyde dehydrogenase family protein, with translation MTTNPTTEVVRGDSSTSLVAEGEFPPLTHFIDGAFADSTTSSAPAAGSASTTLINPADGTTIAEVVEGTVADVDSAVVAARRALTAWRESTPKDRADILYKIADRIEDNADVLIRLESLNAGKPTVVSEDDISMAADTFRFSAGAGRAFTEMGSGDYVEDHTSIVLREPVGVVGVVVPWNYPLLMAAWKIGPILATGNTLVLKPSEQTPLTTLKLVELIADLLPAGVLNIVTGLGPEVGARLSSHPDIDLVALTGSVGSGKAVATSAGDTLKRVHLELGGKAPVIIFDDADLQAAAEGIRNAGYWNAGQECGAGTRVLVHSSVAEEFTKLLAEQVSTYVVGDPRGGDQVELGPMISQAHFERVTSFLERAIAEGATPVVGGRALEGPGFFVAPTVLADVAPGSEASQHEIFGPVVTIETFETEDEALERANEVPYGLAASVWTKDSARSLDIPRQLDFGTVWVNSHLVLAAEVPWGGFKGSGYGRDLSIYALNDFSRTKHVQINHAR, from the coding sequence ATGACCACCAATCCGACCACCGAAGTCGTCCGCGGCGATTCGTCGACCTCTCTGGTTGCCGAGGGTGAGTTTCCACCACTGACTCACTTCATCGACGGCGCATTCGCCGACAGCACAACCAGCTCGGCCCCAGCCGCAGGATCCGCGTCGACGACCCTGATCAATCCTGCCGACGGCACCACCATCGCCGAGGTGGTCGAGGGAACCGTCGCCGACGTCGATTCCGCTGTGGTCGCGGCCAGGCGCGCCCTGACCGCCTGGCGCGAGTCGACACCGAAGGACCGCGCCGACATCCTCTACAAGATCGCCGATCGCATCGAAGACAACGCGGATGTCCTCATCCGGCTCGAGTCGCTCAACGCGGGCAAGCCGACCGTCGTGTCCGAGGACGACATCTCCATGGCCGCCGACACCTTCCGCTTCTCCGCCGGAGCCGGCCGTGCCTTCACCGAGATGGGCTCGGGCGACTACGTCGAGGACCACACCTCGATCGTTCTGCGTGAACCGGTCGGTGTCGTCGGCGTCGTCGTGCCCTGGAACTACCCGCTGCTCATGGCTGCATGGAAGATCGGCCCGATCCTCGCGACCGGGAACACCCTCGTGCTCAAACCCTCGGAGCAGACTCCGCTGACGACGCTCAAGCTCGTTGAGCTCATCGCCGATCTCCTCCCTGCCGGCGTGCTCAACATCGTCACCGGTCTGGGCCCCGAGGTCGGGGCGAGGCTGTCGAGCCACCCCGACATCGATCTCGTGGCGCTGACCGGCAGCGTGGGCAGCGGCAAGGCAGTGGCCACCAGCGCCGGCGACACGCTCAAGCGCGTTCACCTCGAGCTGGGCGGCAAGGCCCCGGTCATCATCTTCGACGATGCCGACCTGCAGGCGGCCGCCGAGGGAATCCGCAACGCCGGGTACTGGAACGCCGGGCAGGAGTGCGGGGCCGGCACCCGGGTGCTCGTCCATTCGTCTGTGGCCGAGGAGTTCACGAAGCTCCTGGCCGAACAGGTGAGTACGTATGTCGTCGGCGATCCTCGTGGTGGAGACCAGGTGGAGCTGGGACCGATGATCTCGCAGGCCCACTTCGAGCGCGTCACGAGTTTCCTCGAGCGCGCGATCGCCGAAGGCGCAACCCCAGTCGTCGGTGGGAGGGCGCTCGAGGGGCCCGGCTTCTTCGTCGCCCCGACGGTGCTCGCCGATGTCGCCCCCGGGTCTGAGGCCTCACAGCACGAGATCTTCGGTCCGGTCGTGACGATTGAGACCTTCGAGACGGAAGACGAAGCACTCGAACGCGCCAACGAAGTGCCCTATGGTCTGGCTGCATCGGTGTGGACGAAGGACTCGGCGCGCAGCCTCGACATTCCGCGCCAGCTCGACTTCGGCACAGTGTGGGTGAATTCGCACCTCGTGCTCGCCGCCGAGGTTCCCTGGGGCGGGTTCAAGGGCTCGGGCTATGGTCGCGACCTCTCGATCTACGCCCTCAACGACTTCTCCCGCACCAAGCACGTCCAGATCAACCACGCCCGCTGA
- a CDS encoding alanine/glycine:cation symporter family protein has product MDITTQLQEIANAMWLPTIVLAIIMGLYFTVRTKVLQIRLFPQMLRELKGDGSVAPGGLTPFQALALTIGNRVGVGNIAGVATAIGWGGPGALFWMGAMAFCGGATAFIESTLAQIYKERVGNELKGGVPYYLHKVFQKRWLGMIAAVIALILYTFLAPGIQANSIAVSAEYAFGIPGWVSGIVVTVLLGAIIWGGRERIIKVVNIVVPIMAVGYIGAAIIVLCVNITALPGAIGLIFSSAFGADQMFGGIVGAAISWGVRRALFSNVAGVGEGTYAAGAAEVSHPAKQGLVQTFSIYIDTLTVCMLTGLMMVVTGQYNVITEDGKEIMVNLPGVEAGTNFTQAAVDTVAVGFGSPFVAISVVLFAITTIVAFYFIADTNLSFIVGEGNKIYLRLLEISILVVCFVSCVVDAGAVWAVGDMGYATLGVINFLALIFLSRIALKALKDFDQQRKLGLNPVFDPRRLGIKHADFWEELRDAEELSPVNGSEHRDEQEGQR; this is encoded by the coding sequence ATGGACATCACAACTCAGCTGCAGGAAATCGCCAACGCCATGTGGCTGCCGACCATCGTGCTGGCCATCATCATGGGTCTGTACTTCACCGTGCGGACCAAGGTGCTGCAGATCAGACTCTTCCCGCAGATGCTGCGGGAGCTCAAGGGCGACGGCAGTGTCGCACCTGGTGGCCTCACTCCCTTCCAGGCGCTGGCGCTGACGATCGGCAACCGAGTCGGCGTCGGCAACATCGCCGGCGTCGCCACGGCGATCGGCTGGGGCGGACCGGGTGCCCTGTTCTGGATGGGCGCTATGGCGTTCTGCGGCGGAGCCACTGCCTTCATCGAGTCCACACTCGCCCAGATCTACAAGGAGCGTGTCGGCAACGAGCTCAAGGGCGGCGTCCCCTACTATCTCCACAAGGTGTTCCAGAAGCGCTGGCTGGGCATGATCGCCGCGGTCATCGCACTCATCCTCTACACCTTCCTCGCCCCCGGCATCCAGGCCAACAGCATCGCCGTCAGCGCCGAATACGCCTTCGGCATCCCCGGCTGGGTCTCCGGCATCGTCGTGACCGTGCTGTTGGGAGCCATCATCTGGGGCGGCCGCGAACGCATCATCAAGGTCGTCAACATCGTCGTCCCGATCATGGCGGTCGGCTACATCGGCGCGGCCATCATCGTCCTGTGCGTGAACATCACGGCCCTGCCCGGGGCCATCGGGCTCATCTTCTCCTCAGCGTTCGGCGCGGACCAGATGTTCGGTGGAATCGTCGGCGCAGCCATCTCCTGGGGCGTGCGCCGTGCCTTGTTCTCCAACGTCGCCGGCGTCGGCGAAGGCACCTACGCGGCTGGCGCCGCCGAGGTCAGCCACCCCGCCAAGCAGGGTCTCGTGCAGACCTTCTCGATCTACATCGACACGCTCACGGTGTGCATGCTCACCGGGCTGATGATGGTCGTGACCGGCCAGTACAACGTCATCACAGAGGACGGGAAGGAGATCATGGTCAACCTGCCCGGTGTCGAGGCCGGGACGAACTTCACCCAAGCCGCCGTCGACACCGTGGCAGTGGGCTTCGGCTCCCCCTTCGTGGCCATATCGGTCGTGTTGTTCGCGATCACAACGATCGTCGCCTTCTACTTCATCGCTGACACGAACCTCTCGTTCATCGTCGGCGAGGGCAATAAGATCTATCTCCGTCTGCTCGAGATCTCGATTCTCGTCGTCTGCTTCGTCAGCTGTGTTGTCGACGCCGGAGCCGTGTGGGCCGTGGGCGACATGGGATATGCGACCCTGGGCGTCATCAACTTCCTCGCCCTCATCTTCCTCTCCCGAATCGCGCTGAAAGCACTTAAGGACTTCGATCAGCAGCGCAAGCTCGGACTCAATCCGGTCTTCGACCCCAGGAGGCTGGGGATCAAGCACGCAGACTTCTGGGAAGAGCTGCGCGATGCGGAGGAACTTTCGCCCGTCAACGGATCAGAACACAGAGATGAACAGGAAGGTCAGAGATGA
- a CDS encoding universal stress protein, whose translation MTIIAAFPYGKKDRSALHLAGLFARSSGEDVRIVSIVPEQGRSMIPSGSDLQFAAWSRERGRKAVAEAQRAAAEICPDIETESVAVPHRSRAKGLIAEVVAKNASMLVVGSGTEGTRGRIRVSGTSDRLLHSSPVPVALAPKGLVTEPGAQIARVTCSFRGDSGSDRVLAKTAEISQSVDAALRVATFGVGGRTVEPSSLEEDSRRREYAAHLKAIQARAVDKVDEDIPVEEAVGIGKDWKAALGAIDWMSGEVLVIGSSSEGRRSKVFLGSNAARIIRHTPAPVVVVVVP comes from the coding sequence ATGACGATCATTGCCGCATTCCCATATGGAAAGAAGGATCGCTCCGCACTTCATCTCGCCGGGCTGTTCGCTCGGTCGAGTGGTGAGGATGTGCGCATCGTCAGCATCGTCCCTGAGCAGGGGAGGTCGATGATTCCCAGCGGCAGCGACCTCCAGTTCGCTGCCTGGTCGCGCGAACGCGGACGCAAGGCCGTTGCCGAGGCGCAGCGCGCCGCCGCCGAGATCTGCCCCGATATTGAGACCGAATCCGTGGCCGTGCCGCACCGATCCCGGGCCAAAGGCCTCATCGCCGAGGTAGTCGCTAAGAATGCGTCGATGCTCGTCGTCGGGTCCGGCACCGAGGGGACGCGTGGTCGGATCCGCGTGAGTGGAACCTCGGACCGTCTGCTCCATTCGTCGCCCGTGCCGGTGGCGCTCGCCCCGAAGGGACTCGTCACCGAACCGGGCGCGCAGATCGCGCGCGTGACCTGCTCGTTCCGAGGCGACAGCGGGTCCGATCGAGTGCTGGCGAAGACGGCGGAGATCTCCCAGTCCGTCGACGCGGCGTTGAGGGTCGCGACCTTCGGCGTCGGCGGACGCACCGTCGAGCCGTCCTCGCTCGAGGAGGACTCTCGCCGAAGAGAATACGCGGCACACCTCAAAGCAATACAGGCCCGGGCGGTCGACAAGGTTGATGAGGACATACCGGTCGAGGAGGCTGTGGGCATCGGCAAGGACTGGAAGGCCGCGCTGGGTGCGATCGACTGGATGTCCGGTGAGGTCCTCGTGATCGGGTCTTCGTCCGAGGGTCGGCGATCCAAGGTGTTCCTGGGATCGAACGCTGCGAGGATCATCCGGCACACCCCGGCTCCGGTCGTGGTCGTGGTCGTGCCATGA
- a CDS encoding GntR family transcriptional regulator → MSESQTETGMRIVDQVFEAMQASILNGEYRSGQRLRIRQLASSLGTSVMPVREAIARLEEVGLVETSPHRGAAVKVFTAEELLQIYSVRLMLEVEATVQGVTTLDADSRARLEDEFAAMEAALAAGDAADYLDHDEELLAIIYGAAGNPVLVETIRVLWLRCRAYKFVGARRVLASDDVSPLLKHQRQLMRAIDDGDPEAAGRVTEESLNEAILRIRSALEE, encoded by the coding sequence ATGAGTGAGAGCCAGACCGAGACCGGCATGCGCATCGTAGACCAGGTGTTCGAGGCCATGCAGGCGAGTATCCTCAACGGCGAGTACCGGAGCGGCCAGCGGCTGCGGATTCGGCAGCTTGCGTCCTCGCTGGGGACGAGCGTAATGCCCGTGCGGGAGGCGATCGCCCGCCTCGAAGAGGTCGGGCTGGTCGAGACCAGCCCCCACAGGGGAGCCGCAGTAAAGGTCTTCACCGCCGAGGAGCTGCTCCAGATCTACTCCGTGCGCCTCATGCTCGAGGTCGAAGCCACAGTCCAGGGAGTGACGACACTCGACGCGGACTCGCGTGCGCGACTCGAAGATGAGTTCGCGGCCATGGAAGCTGCGCTGGCCGCCGGTGACGCCGCGGACTACCTTGATCACGACGAAGAGCTCCTCGCGATCATCTACGGTGCGGCGGGCAATCCCGTGCTCGTCGAGACGATTCGCGTGCTGTGGCTGCGCTGCCGGGCGTACAAGTTCGTCGGCGCTCGCCGAGTGCTCGCCTCCGACGATGTCTCGCCGCTGCTCAAGCACCAACGGCAGCTGATGAGAGCCATCGATGACGGCGATCCGGAAGCCGCCGGTCGGGTCACCGAGGAGTCGCTGAACGAAGCGATCCTTCGGATTCGCAGCGCGCTCGAGGAGTAG